One Papio anubis isolate 15944 chromosome 9, Panubis1.0, whole genome shotgun sequence genomic window carries:
- the SDSL gene encoding serine dehydratase-like isoform X2, whose amino-acid sequence MDGPVAERAKQEPFHVVTPLLESWALSQVAGMPIFLKCENVQPSGSFKIRGIGHFCQEMAKKGCRHLVCSSGGNAGIAAAYAARKLGIPATVVLPESTSLQVVQRLQGEGAEVQLTGKVWDEANLRAQELAKRDGWVNVSPFDHPLIWKGHASLVQELKAVLRTPPGALVLAVGGGGLLAGVVAGLLEVGWQHVPIIAMETHGAHCFNAAVMAGKLVTLPDITSVAKSLGAKTVAARALECMRVCEIHSEVVEDAEAVSAVQQFLDDERMLVEPACGAALAAIYSGLLGRLQAKGCLPPSLTSVVVIVCGGNNINSRGLQALKTHLGQV is encoded by the exons ATGGATGGCCCTGTGGCGGAGCGTGCCAAGCAGGAGCCCTTCCACGTGGTCACACCTCTGTTGGAGAGCTGGGCACTGTCCCAGGTGGCTGGCATGCCTATCTTCCTCAAGTGTGAGAATGTGCAGCCCAGTGGCTCCTTCAAGATTCGGGGCATCGGGCATTTCTGCCAGGAG ATGGCCAAGAAGGGATGTAGACACCTGGTGTGCTCCTCAG GAGGTAACGCGGGCATCGCTGCTGCCTATGCTGCTAGGAAGCTGGGCATCCCTGCCACCGTCGTGCTCCCCGAGAGCACCTCCCTGCAGGTGGTGCAGAGACTGCAGGGGGAGGGGGCCGAGGTTCAGCTGACTGGAAAG GTCTGGGACGAGGCCAATCTGAGGGCACAAGAGTTGGCCAAGAGGGACGGCTGGGTGAATGTCTCCCCGTTTGACCACCCCCTAATATG GAAAGGCCACGCCAGCCTAGTGCAGGAGCTGAAGGCGGTGCTGAGGACCCCACCAGGTGCCCTGGTGCTGGCAGTCGGGGGTGGGGGGCTCCTGGCTGGAGTGGTGGCTGGCCTGCTGGAGGTGGGCTGGCAGCATGTACCCATCATTGCCATGGAGACCCATGGGGCACACTGCTTCAATGCGGCCGTCATGGCTGGCAAGCTGGTCACACTTCCAGACATCACCAG CGTGGCCAAGAGCCTGGGTGCCAAGACGGTGGCCGCTCGGGCCCTGGAGTGCATGCGTGTGTGCGAGATCCACTCTGAAGTGGTGGAGGACGCCGAGGCTGTGAGCGCTGTGCAGCAGTTTCTGG ATGATGAGCGTATGCTGGTGGAGCCTGCCTGTGGGGCAGCCTTAGCAGCCATCTACTCAGGCCTCCTGGGGAGGCTCCAGGCCAAGGGCTGCCTGCCGCCTTCCCTGACTTCAGTTGTGGTCATTGTGTGTGGAGGTAACAACATCAACAGCCGAGGGCTGCAGGCTCTGAAAACCCACCTGGGCCAGGTGTGA
- the SDSL gene encoding serine dehydratase-like isoform X1 — protein MSTVPATQEAEAIYLVSRMDGPVAERAKQEPFHVVTPLLESWALSQVAGMPIFLKCENVQPSGSFKIRGIGHFCQEMAKKGCRHLVCSSGGNAGIAAAYAARKLGIPATVVLPESTSLQVVQRLQGEGAEVQLTGKVWDEANLRAQELAKRDGWVNVSPFDHPLIWKGHASLVQELKAVLRTPPGALVLAVGGGGLLAGVVAGLLEVGWQHVPIIAMETHGAHCFNAAVMAGKLVTLPDITSVAKSLGAKTVAARALECMRVCEIHSEVVEDAEAVSAVQQFLDDERMLVEPACGAALAAIYSGLLGRLQAKGCLPPSLTSVVVIVCGGNNINSRGLQALKTHLGQV, from the exons atgtctacagttccagctactcaggaggctgag GCTATCTACCTGGTCTCCAGAATGGATGGCCCTGTGGCGGAGCGTGCCAAGCAGGAGCCCTTCCACGTGGTCACACCTCTGTTGGAGAGCTGGGCACTGTCCCAGGTGGCTGGCATGCCTATCTTCCTCAAGTGTGAGAATGTGCAGCCCAGTGGCTCCTTCAAGATTCGGGGCATCGGGCATTTCTGCCAGGAG ATGGCCAAGAAGGGATGTAGACACCTGGTGTGCTCCTCAG GAGGTAACGCGGGCATCGCTGCTGCCTATGCTGCTAGGAAGCTGGGCATCCCTGCCACCGTCGTGCTCCCCGAGAGCACCTCCCTGCAGGTGGTGCAGAGACTGCAGGGGGAGGGGGCCGAGGTTCAGCTGACTGGAAAG GTCTGGGACGAGGCCAATCTGAGGGCACAAGAGTTGGCCAAGAGGGACGGCTGGGTGAATGTCTCCCCGTTTGACCACCCCCTAATATG GAAAGGCCACGCCAGCCTAGTGCAGGAGCTGAAGGCGGTGCTGAGGACCCCACCAGGTGCCCTGGTGCTGGCAGTCGGGGGTGGGGGGCTCCTGGCTGGAGTGGTGGCTGGCCTGCTGGAGGTGGGCTGGCAGCATGTACCCATCATTGCCATGGAGACCCATGGGGCACACTGCTTCAATGCGGCCGTCATGGCTGGCAAGCTGGTCACACTTCCAGACATCACCAG CGTGGCCAAGAGCCTGGGTGCCAAGACGGTGGCCGCTCGGGCCCTGGAGTGCATGCGTGTGTGCGAGATCCACTCTGAAGTGGTGGAGGACGCCGAGGCTGTGAGCGCTGTGCAGCAGTTTCTGG ATGATGAGCGTATGCTGGTGGAGCCTGCCTGTGGGGCAGCCTTAGCAGCCATCTACTCAGGCCTCCTGGGGAGGCTCCAGGCCAAGGGCTGCCTGCCGCCTTCCCTGACTTCAGTTGTGGTCATTGTGTGTGGAGGTAACAACATCAACAGCCGAGGGCTGCAGGCTCTGAAAACCCACCTGGGCCAGGTGTGA